From Halobacillus sp. Marseille-Q1614, the proteins below share one genomic window:
- a CDS encoding transglycosylase domain-containing protein — protein MLLFIRFTWKWLSRSFKAAFACAVLGVIGLLAVLVYAIMLGPPSLNNAQNTTFYKADGEVMEDSRAGEDRYWISLEEMPDKVVDATLAIEDHRFYNHFGFDLKRMASAALTDLKAMSMVEGASTITQQYARNLYLSHEKTWTRKIKEAMYALRLELFYEKDEILEGYLNTIYYGHGAYGIESASRYYFNKNADDLTLAEATMLAGIPKGPTYYSPLSNEENAETRQERILTRMDDLQFITSEEKQEAVTASLSYYDHSKSDDKSIAPYFQEEVIREAARLLDLKKEEVESGGFHIYTTLVENHQEALENAVEEEMQQNEEIQTAAVVMDSSTGAVTAMVGGRDYTAGTYNRATHAKRMVGSTIKPFLYYAALKNDYTPLTMQESKPTSFKLDNGDVYSPSNYNNYYADDKITMAQALALSDNIYAVKTNMELGPEKLVKTLRDFGIKGDLPEVPSLALGTASIPLYDMVDSYARLVSGSAKVKKHTITKITDQHDNVVYELKDKKKKKKDKKIDRNTAFTVTHMMTGMFDPSLNGYMSVTGASIADQLTRTYGGKSGTTENDSWMIGFSPQYVMGVWSGYDDNRKMTKARDHQYSKEIWASSMEGIHEEVPVTAFTPPSSDLKGVYINPESGKLSSPACPEERLVYMDKDEVPEETCEGTEPEDSDIKEIEKELQNDPWYKDVVDWFS, from the coding sequence ATGCTATTATTTATTCGTTTTACGTGGAAATGGCTGAGTCGAAGCTTTAAAGCGGCGTTCGCCTGTGCTGTGCTTGGTGTGATTGGCCTACTAGCGGTGCTGGTATACGCGATTATGCTCGGGCCTCCGTCACTGAACAATGCACAGAATACAACTTTTTATAAAGCTGATGGTGAAGTTATGGAGGATTCCCGCGCCGGTGAGGACCGTTACTGGATAAGCCTTGAGGAGATGCCGGATAAGGTGGTTGATGCGACTCTGGCGATTGAAGATCATCGGTTTTACAATCATTTTGGCTTCGATTTAAAACGGATGGCCTCCGCTGCCTTGACCGACCTTAAAGCGATGAGCATGGTCGAAGGGGCTAGCACAATTACGCAGCAGTATGCCCGCAACCTTTATTTATCACATGAAAAGACGTGGACCCGGAAAATTAAAGAAGCAATGTATGCATTGCGGCTTGAGCTTTTTTATGAAAAAGATGAAATACTCGAAGGCTACTTAAACACGATTTATTATGGCCATGGAGCGTATGGGATCGAGTCGGCGAGCCGTTATTATTTCAATAAAAATGCCGATGACCTGACGCTGGCGGAAGCGACCATGCTTGCAGGGATTCCTAAGGGTCCGACTTATTATTCACCGCTTTCGAATGAAGAAAACGCAGAAACCCGACAGGAACGGATTTTAACGAGAATGGATGATTTGCAGTTCATCACAAGCGAAGAAAAACAGGAAGCCGTCACAGCTTCACTGAGTTACTATGACCACTCAAAAAGTGATGACAAGTCGATCGCTCCTTATTTCCAGGAGGAAGTGATCCGCGAAGCCGCCCGCTTACTGGATTTGAAAAAAGAAGAAGTGGAATCAGGCGGTTTTCACATTTATACAACATTAGTCGAGAACCATCAGGAAGCTTTGGAAAATGCGGTTGAAGAAGAAATGCAGCAAAACGAAGAAATCCAGACAGCCGCTGTAGTCATGGACAGCTCGACAGGTGCCGTCACTGCGATGGTCGGTGGAAGAGATTACACAGCAGGCACATACAACCGCGCCACTCACGCAAAACGGATGGTCGGATCGACAATTAAGCCATTTTTATACTACGCCGCTTTGAAAAATGATTACACACCTCTGACGATGCAGGAAAGCAAGCCGACATCGTTTAAACTGGACAATGGCGATGTATATTCTCCTAGTAATTACAACAATTATTATGCCGATGATAAAATTACAATGGCGCAGGCGCTCGCTTTGTCCGACAATATTTACGCCGTGAAAACAAACATGGAACTTGGCCCTGAAAAGCTTGTCAAGACACTCCGGGATTTTGGCATTAAAGGAGATCTGCCGGAAGTACCGTCGCTCGCTTTAGGGACAGCTTCCATTCCGCTTTACGATATGGTTGACAGTTATGCACGGCTCGTGAGCGGTTCGGCGAAGGTGAAGAAGCATACGATTACAAAAATCACCGATCAGCATGATAATGTTGTCTACGAATTAAAAGACAAGAAGAAGAAAAAGAAAGATAAGAAAATCGATAGAAATACAGCTTTTACGGTGACTCACATGATGACCGGAATGTTCGATCCGTCTCTCAATGGATACATGAGCGTTACCGGTGCAAGCATTGCTGATCAGCTGACACGCACGTATGGAGGAAAGTCAGGAACAACAGAGAATGACAGCTGGATGATCGGCTTCAGCCCGCAGTATGTGATGGGCGTATGGAGCGGATATGATGACAACCGGAAAATGACAAAAGCACGTGATCATCAGTATTCAAAAGAGATTTGGGCCAGCTCGATGGAAGGGATTCATGAAGAGGTGCCGGTTACGGCCTTCACCCCTCCTTCTTCCGACTTAAAAGGAGTGTACATCAATCCGGAATCAGGGAAACTCTCAAGCCCTGCCTGTCCAGAGGAACGTCTCGTCTATATGGATAAAGACGAGGTACCTGAGGA
- the speE gene encoding spermidine synthase codes for MATWFTEKQTENFGITAKVNRSLHKERTDFQELEMLETEEWGNMLVLDDMVMTTEKDEFVYHEMIAHVPLNTHPSPKKVLVVGGGDGGVIREVLKHESVEKAVLVEIDGKVIEYSKQYLPSIAGTLDDPRVDVQVDDGFMHIAKSEREYDVIMVDSTEPVGPAVNLFTKGFYEGISKALKEDGIFVAQTDNPWFKADLIRQAYSDIKETFPITKVYTANIPTYPSGLWTFTMGSKIYDPKQVPAERFTEMDTKYYTSEIHQAAFALPKFVRDLTE; via the coding sequence ATGGCTACATGGTTTACTGAAAAACAAACCGAAAATTTCGGCATTACAGCGAAAGTTAATCGGTCTTTGCATAAAGAGAGAACAGATTTTCAAGAATTAGAAATGCTGGAAACAGAAGAATGGGGCAACATGCTTGTCCTTGATGATATGGTCATGACGACCGAAAAAGATGAATTCGTTTACCATGAAATGATCGCGCATGTCCCGTTAAATACCCATCCCAGTCCAAAGAAAGTGCTCGTAGTCGGCGGGGGAGACGGCGGTGTTATCCGCGAAGTCCTTAAGCACGAAAGCGTTGAAAAAGCTGTGCTTGTTGAAATTGATGGTAAAGTTATCGAATACTCCAAGCAGTATCTTCCTTCCATTGCGGGAACACTGGATGATCCGCGTGTTGACGTACAGGTGGATGACGGCTTTATGCACATTGCGAAAAGCGAACGCGAGTATGATGTCATTATGGTCGACTCCACAGAGCCTGTCGGACCAGCCGTGAACCTTTTTACAAAAGGATTTTATGAAGGAATTTCGAAGGCCTTGAAAGAAGACGGGATTTTCGTTGCGCAGACGGACAACCCTTGGTTTAAAGCTGATTTGATTCGCCAGGCGTACAGCGACATTAAAGAAACCTTCCCGATCACAAAAGTGTATACAGCGAACATTCCAACGTATCCGAGCGGCCTTTGGACGTTTACGATGGGAAGCAAAATCTATGATCCAAAACAAGTGCCCGCTGAGCGCTTTACGGAAATGGATACGAAATACTATACGAGCGAAATCCATCAGGCAGCGTTTGCTTTGCCGAAGTTTGTACGGGATCTGACAGAATAA